The Acidimicrobiales bacterium genome segment GACCTGCTGGACCGTGCGCTGGCCGGGAAGGTGGCCTGGCTCTCGGGCCTACGGCGCGACGACGGCAGGGAGCGCGCGTCGGCGCGGATCGTCGAGGTGGACCACCGCGGCCTGGTCAAGGTCAACCCCATGGCCGCCTGGCAAGACGCCGATGCCGCCTCCTACGTCGAACGCCACGACGTCATCCGGAACCCGCTATTCGCCGAGGGCTACACCTCCGTAGGATGCTGGCCGTGCACCGAGCGACCCGCTTCGGGTGCCGACCCCCGGAGCGGCCGCTGGGCCGGATCCGCCAGGACCGAATGCGGACTGCACCTGTGACCACCTCCCCGTATCCCGTGAACCTCGACCTGCAGGGTCGCCGGGCCCTGGTGGTGGGTGGCGGCGACGTCGCCGCCCGGAAGGCCCGCGGCCTGCTGGCCGCCGGAGCCCAGGTCACCGTGGTGGCTCCGGAGGCGGTTGACGAGATCGCCAACGACCACCGGGTCCGTTGGCACCAGCGCCCCTACCGACGAGGTGAGGTGGCCTCGTACAGGCTGGCCGTCACCGCCACCGGTGACCCGACGGTCGACGGGCAGGTCTACTGGGACGCCGAAGCGTCCGACGTCTGGCTGAACAGCGCTGACGATCCCGAACACTGCTCGTTCACCCTCCCGGCGGTCACCACCCGCGACGACCTCCAGGTGGCCGTGTCCACCAACGGCCGCAGCCCTGCGGTCGCCGCGTGGCTGCGCCGCACGATCGACGGTGC includes the following:
- a CDS encoding bifunctional precorrin-2 dehydrogenase/sirohydrochlorin ferrochelatase, translated to MNLDLQGRRALVVGGGDVAARKARGLLAAGAQVTVVAPEAVDEIANDHRVRWHQRPYRRGEVASYRLAVTATGDPTVDGQVYWDAEASDVWLNSADDPEHCSFTLPAVTTRDDLQVAVSTNGRSPAVAAWLRRTIDGAIGPEHATVLTLAAEVRTELRETAGSSESAGWEAALDDHLLDLVRAGDLAAARQRIRTAVGLDDPLMDGAIL
- a CDS encoding phosphoadenosine phosphosulfate reductase family protein translates to DLLDRALAGKVAWLSGLRRDDGRERASARIVEVDHRGLVKVNPMAAWQDADAASYVERHDVIRNPLFAEGYTSVGCWPCTERPASGADPRSGRWAGSARTECGLHL